A stretch of Aureispira sp. CCB-E DNA encodes these proteins:
- a CDS encoding DUF5686 and carboxypeptidase regulatory-like domain-containing protein has translation MKHLLSFVLYCLVVTTTFAAHIRGKLTDAKGDVLPFASIYVRGTSTGTTSNIDGLYDLVLEEGTYEIVFQYVGYESKTETVVIEKADITLDIVLNPIANNIQEVVVTAGEDPAYRIIRKAIKKRKFYLNQVKQYSCETYVKGTQHIRNLPKTFMGQSLDMLREGLDSTGTGIIYLSESVSKLHYKDGAFKEIMSSSKVSGNDNGFSFNSGAAMASMSFYENSFELGDTEILSPIANGALGAYKYRLETSFYDNEGHLVYKIEVIPKNKLGAVFSGYIYIVDEDWAIHSTDLFTTGKAVNISVLDTVYFKQTHIKLNNETWRLFSQDIKFTLRFLIIATRGNFVGVFRNYDLTPSFDPKFFNAEIFKVEDLANKKINAFWDSIRPVPLSVEEATDYHVKDSVEKVTQTKAYKDSIDRIANRPKLLDLLGGYTFQNSYRNYKLTFLSPINTLHFNTVQGQIIGLGVEFRKEINEEKRQWFRLHAEGEYSFDDNQFRGMGFFQIRFNAIDNAFLHVEGGRMKRQFNPSKPIPDIVNTYYTLLLKLNYMKLYDEYYGRVFYSQQVVNGLLLRGGIKYAHRIALTNTAEGNWVPKNTNRFFSNNPTDLGHPRTIKDAPSFLAHNHLEISLALRIRFGQKYISYPNRRFYTESKFPDIWIRYKRGIPILGGGTNYDYLELKVEKDNIKIGTVGLLSFKATGGWFPYKPKLYFMDFQHFNGNQTIIAKTSEYLSTFQLLPYYEYSTSSAFGMLHVQHDFNGFIWNKIPGLKALGFEFVTGYHLLYTPEKGEYMEFNLGLDRIGWNLFRFLRVDFVMGYKVGEPLRYGGVIGLTLSL, from the coding sequence ATGAAACACCTATTGTCCTTTGTCCTTTATTGCCTAGTTGTGACAACAACTTTTGCAGCACACATTCGTGGAAAATTGACGGATGCAAAAGGAGACGTCCTTCCATTTGCCAGCATCTATGTTAGAGGAACTTCCACAGGAACAACTAGCAATATTGATGGTTTATACGACTTGGTGTTGGAAGAAGGAACTTATGAAATTGTTTTTCAATATGTTGGTTATGAGTCTAAAACAGAAACGGTTGTTATCGAAAAAGCAGATATTACATTAGATATTGTCTTAAACCCAATTGCCAATAATATTCAGGAAGTTGTTGTAACGGCTGGTGAAGATCCTGCTTATCGAATCATCCGAAAAGCAATAAAAAAACGTAAATTTTATCTCAATCAAGTAAAACAATATAGCTGTGAGACCTATGTAAAAGGCACTCAACACATTCGAAATTTGCCAAAAACATTTATGGGGCAATCCTTGGATATGCTTCGGGAAGGTTTGGATTCTACGGGTACGGGAATTATCTATCTCTCTGAATCCGTTTCCAAATTGCATTACAAAGATGGTGCATTCAAGGAAATCATGTCCTCTTCCAAGGTAAGCGGCAATGACAATGGGTTTAGTTTCAATTCTGGGGCAGCAATGGCGAGCATGTCTTTTTATGAAAATTCCTTTGAATTGGGCGATACTGAAATTCTATCTCCCATTGCAAATGGTGCTTTGGGGGCTTACAAATATCGCTTAGAGACTTCTTTTTATGATAATGAAGGGCATTTGGTTTATAAAATTGAGGTGATTCCTAAAAATAAATTGGGAGCGGTATTTAGTGGTTATATTTATATCGTAGATGAAGATTGGGCTATTCACAGTACCGATTTATTCACGACAGGCAAAGCCGTCAACATCTCCGTTTTAGATACCGTTTATTTCAAACAAACCCATATTAAACTAAATAATGAAACGTGGCGTCTTTTTTCACAAGACATTAAATTCACCCTTCGTTTTTTAATTATTGCGACTAGAGGGAATTTTGTAGGCGTTTTTAGGAATTATGACTTAACCCCTTCTTTTGATCCCAAATTCTTTAATGCCGAAATTTTTAAAGTAGAAGATTTAGCCAATAAAAAAATCAATGCCTTTTGGGATTCCATTCGTCCAGTTCCTTTGTCGGTAGAAGAAGCTACGGATTATCACGTCAAGGATAGTGTCGAAAAAGTAACCCAAACGAAGGCTTATAAAGATTCTATTGATCGAATTGCCAATCGCCCTAAACTGTTAGACTTGTTGGGGGGCTACACCTTTCAAAATTCTTATCGAAACTACAAACTAACGTTTCTTTCTCCTATCAATACCTTGCATTTTAATACGGTTCAAGGACAAATCATAGGTTTGGGCGTCGAATTTAGAAAAGAAATCAATGAAGAAAAGCGGCAGTGGTTTCGATTACATGCCGAAGGGGAATATTCTTTTGATGACAATCAATTTAGGGGCATGGGCTTTTTTCAAATCCGTTTTAATGCCATTGATAATGCTTTTCTCCATGTAGAGGGTGGTCGTATGAAAAGACAATTTAACCCTAGCAAACCTATTCCTGATATTGTCAATACCTATTATACCTTACTACTAAAACTCAATTACATGAAACTCTATGACGAGTATTATGGTCGAGTTTTTTATTCTCAACAGGTTGTCAATGGGCTATTGCTTAGAGGAGGCATCAAATACGCTCACCGAATAGCCCTGACCAATACAGCAGAAGGCAACTGGGTGCCCAAAAACACCAATCGTTTTTTTTCAAATAACCCTACTGATCTAGGACATCCTAGAACCATAAAAGATGCTCCTAGCTTTTTAGCGCACAATCATTTAGAAATTTCCCTCGCCTTGCGCATCCGTTTTGGACAAAAATACATCTCTTACCCCAACCGTCGATTCTACACCGAATCAAAATTTCCAGATATTTGGATTCGATACAAAAGAGGCATCCCAATATTAGGCGGTGGCACCAACTATGATTACTTAGAATTAAAAGTAGAAAAAGACAACATCAAAATTGGTACCGTAGGTTTATTGAGTTTCAAAGCAACAGGTGGATGGTTTCCTTATAAGCCCAAACTTTACTTCATGGATTTTCAGCATTTTAATGGAAACCAAACCATTATTGCTAAAACTAGTGAATATTTAAGTACCTTTCAGTTATTACCCTATTACGAATACAGCACTAGTTCAGCCTTTGGTATGCTACACGTACAACACGATTTTAATGGCTTTATTTGGAATAAAATACCAGGTCTCAAAGCACTTGGTTTTGAATTTGTAACAGGTTATCACCTGCTATACACACCAGAAAAAGGAGAATACATGGAGTTTAACCTTGGTTTGGATAGAATTGGATGGAATTTGTTTCGTTTTCTGCGTGTCGACTTTGTTATGGGGTATAAAGTAGGCGAACCACTGCGCTATGGAGGTGTCATTGGTTTAACGCTTTCCTTGTAA
- a CDS encoding YfcC family protein encodes MHQPLDEKEKKSSFSFPTAHTVLLIIAALVALSTWLIPAGKYDKLEYKAATENTAALFIHHAQDGDRELPGTQATLDALGMKIDIQKFENGDIWKAVGIPGTYHQVEANPQGIVDFIQSPLKGIKDAIEVILFVLIIGGFIGIVNHTGAFDAGVARLANRLKGRETWLIIIISSLIAVGGTTFGLAEETIAFYPILVPVFLAARYDAMVALATIYIGSSMGTMASTVNPFSAIIASNSAGISWTSGLYGRLLMLILGMGICLWYIIRYAEKVRKEPNSSLIYDQKESIEAQFMNTNLDKEHQFTLSIQLVLLLFLLSFVVMIIGVSQLGWWFMEMTTVFFVGAILIGVVAGIKEKEFVQEFVKGANDLLNVALIIGIARGVTFLMDEGLISDTLLYYASGAVEGIPKALFANVMLFIYAGLSFFIPSSSGMAVLSMPVMAPLADVVGAPREIVVDAYQYGMGLMAFITPTGLILASLTMVNVTYDKWIKFVTPLLVILTLFSMIYLTISVYLF; translated from the coding sequence ATGCACCAACCATTAGATGAAAAAGAAAAAAAATCTTCTTTCAGCTTTCCCACTGCCCATACGGTTTTATTGATTATTGCGGCCTTAGTCGCCTTGTCTACTTGGCTAATTCCTGCTGGAAAATACGATAAACTAGAATACAAAGCTGCTACCGAAAACACAGCAGCTCTATTCATTCATCACGCACAAGATGGCGATCGAGAACTTCCAGGCACTCAAGCCACCTTAGATGCTTTAGGTATGAAAATAGATATTCAAAAGTTTGAGAATGGGGATATTTGGAAGGCAGTAGGGATACCGGGAACGTACCATCAAGTAGAAGCGAATCCACAAGGAATCGTAGACTTCATTCAGTCTCCTCTAAAAGGAATCAAGGACGCTATTGAAGTTATTTTGTTTGTCTTAATTATTGGTGGTTTTATAGGTATTGTTAACCATACAGGTGCTTTTGATGCGGGAGTTGCTCGATTAGCAAATCGCTTAAAAGGACGAGAAACTTGGTTGATTATCATTATTTCTTCTTTGATCGCCGTAGGAGGAACGACTTTTGGTTTGGCAGAAGAAACCATTGCTTTTTATCCTATATTAGTTCCCGTTTTTTTAGCCGCTCGATACGATGCTATGGTTGCTTTGGCGACCATTTATATAGGTTCCTCCATGGGAACAATGGCCTCTACGGTTAACCCATTTAGTGCCATCATTGCTTCTAATTCGGCAGGTATTAGTTGGACGAGTGGACTTTATGGGCGTTTGTTAATGTTGATTTTAGGAATGGGCATTTGCCTTTGGTATATTATCCGTTATGCCGAAAAAGTGCGAAAAGAGCCAAATTCTTCCTTAATTTATGATCAAAAGGAATCTATTGAGGCGCAATTTATGAATACCAATCTGGATAAAGAACACCAATTCACCTTATCCATACAATTGGTACTCCTTTTATTTTTGCTCTCCTTTGTTGTCATGATTATTGGTGTCTCTCAGTTAGGTTGGTGGTTTATGGAAATGACAACGGTCTTTTTTGTGGGCGCTATTCTAATTGGTGTAGTCGCCGGAATAAAGGAAAAAGAATTTGTGCAAGAATTTGTCAAAGGTGCCAATGACTTGTTAAATGTGGCGCTAATTATAGGAATAGCAAGAGGTGTTACCTTCTTAATGGACGAAGGATTGATTAGTGATACCTTACTTTACTACGCTTCTGGTGCAGTAGAAGGCATACCTAAAGCTTTATTTGCCAATGTTATGTTGTTCATTTACGCTGGTTTATCCTTCTTTATTCCTTCTTCTTCAGGAATGGCTGTATTGTCAATGCCTGTTATGGCACCATTAGCAGATGTTGTCGGTGCACCTCGTGAAATTGTCGTGGACGCTTATCAATACGGAATGGGCTTGATGGCATTTATCACCCCTACAGGCTTAATTTTAGCTTCTTTAACAATGGTAAACGTCACCTATGACAAATGGATAAAATTTGTAACGCCACTTCTGGTTATTTTAACCCTCTTTTCAATGATCTACTTAACAATATCTGTTTATCTTTTTTAA
- a CDS encoding HAD family hydrolase produces MKKTKLAIFDIDGTLTQTNEIDHVCYIDTVQKFITKQFDTFDGSMFKHFTDSSILIELYEHFHQRVPSQSEEVDFKKYYFEALNNSLHTNPHYFQAIEGAPEILHAFSDEWAVALATGCWVESAEIKLKGGGVDISNYPLATASDAITRQEVMLTAVERAKTLHQVEDFEHIVYIGDGLWDKHSCASLKMPFVGIDAENHALQTGVLGDFHLLANYTDAERVFELLEQATPPNL; encoded by the coding sequence ATGAAAAAAACAAAGCTCGCCATCTTTGACATTGATGGCACACTAACCCAAACCAACGAAATTGATCACGTTTGTTATATAGATACCGTTCAAAAATTCATTACCAAGCAATTTGACACATTTGACGGAAGCATGTTCAAACATTTTACAGATAGTTCTATACTCATTGAGCTTTATGAGCATTTTCACCAACGTGTCCCAAGCCAATCAGAGGAAGTAGATTTTAAAAAATATTACTTTGAAGCCTTAAATAATTCGTTGCATACCAATCCTCATTACTTTCAAGCTATAGAAGGAGCCCCCGAAATTCTACATGCTTTTTCAGACGAATGGGCAGTCGCTCTAGCAACAGGTTGCTGGGTTGAATCTGCAGAAATAAAACTCAAGGGCGGAGGTGTTGATATTAGCAATTATCCCCTAGCAACAGCTAGCGATGCAATTACTCGACAAGAGGTGATGTTAACGGCTGTTGAGCGTGCCAAAACCTTGCATCAAGTGGAGGATTTTGAACACATTGTTTACATTGGTGATGGCTTGTGGGATAAACATAGTTGTGCTTCCTTGAAGATGCCTTTTGTAGGAATTGATGCAGAAAATCACGCCTTGCAAACTGGCGTATTAGGCGATTTTCATTTATTGGCGAACTATACGGATGCTGAACGTGTTTTTGAATTATTAGAACAAGCTACGCCTCCTAATTTATAA
- a CDS encoding nucleoside 2-deoxyribosyltransferase domain-containing protein yields MHHNTIFPPHYPKIDTQVPVIFLAGPIQGAPAWHSEAIDYLQRQASNTFVASPKKAYLDKDFVYEQQVDWESYFLKRAATCGCILFWLAKEKEHFSERAYAQTSRFELGEWAAKQAALNCNLVVGIEEGFSGARYIRRRLQQQNPAVLIASDLKETCNHALKLLR; encoded by the coding sequence ATGCACCACAACACTATTTTCCCGCCGCATTATCCTAAAATAGACACACAAGTGCCTGTTATTTTTTTAGCAGGTCCAATTCAAGGGGCGCCTGCTTGGCATTCAGAAGCTATTGATTATTTGCAAAGACAAGCCTCTAATACATTCGTTGCTTCTCCCAAAAAAGCTTATCTTGATAAAGACTTTGTTTATGAGCAACAAGTTGATTGGGAAAGTTACTTTTTGAAAAGAGCGGCAACCTGTGGCTGTATTTTATTTTGGTTAGCAAAAGAAAAAGAACATTTCTCAGAACGTGCCTATGCTCAAACGTCTCGATTTGAACTTGGAGAATGGGCAGCAAAACAAGCTGCACTCAATTGTAATCTAGTGGTTGGTATTGAGGAGGGCTTTAGTGGTGCTCGATACATTCGCAGGCGTTTGCAACAACAAAATCCAGCTGTTTTGATTGCGAGTGATTTAAAAGAGACTTGTAATCATGCTTTAAAACTACTTCGGTAG
- a CDS encoding bacteriocin fulvocin C-related protein, translating to MNFKIFVVILVIFSGLIWACNKEVENIAKEEVKIEVEQSSFRNQITREELLELDISALKTEYRNLSPDQKLSIWSDKFSILLTQENFNQQELDHISLLETQLSLSFFQPDADRQATFDFVTQWVEDAQNNLSWSEREALVITSTLFTPTEFTARLNAIDNGTATPAPAPTGSCDCQYSFLGCTVHTAGGKNDCSDVGCERTTDGCGPFYGYRCLGTCK from the coding sequence ATGAATTTTAAAATTTTTGTAGTAATCCTAGTAATTTTTTCTGGTCTAATCTGGGCCTGTAACAAAGAAGTAGAAAACATCGCTAAAGAAGAAGTAAAAATAGAAGTAGAGCAAAGTTCCTTTAGAAATCAAATTACTAGAGAGGAGTTACTTGAATTAGATATTAGTGCTCTTAAAACTGAGTATCGTAACCTATCTCCAGATCAAAAACTAAGTATTTGGTCAGATAAATTTAGTATCTTATTAACTCAAGAAAACTTCAATCAACAAGAACTTGATCACATTAGTTTATTAGAAACACAACTTAGTCTTAGCTTCTTTCAACCTGACGCTGACAGACAAGCTACTTTCGACTTTGTAACTCAATGGGTAGAAGATGCTCAAAATAACCTTAGTTGGTCTGAAAGAGAGGCTTTAGTTATCACTAGTACTCTGTTTACACCTACAGAGTTTACCGCTCGATTAAATGCTATCGATAATGGCACTGCAACGCCAGCTCCAGCTCCAACTGGGTCATGTGATTGCCAGTATAGCTTTTTAGGTTGTACTGTGCATACAGCTGGTGGTAAAAATGACTGTTCAGACGTTGGATGTGAAAGAACAACTGATGGCTGTGGTCCATTTTATGGATATAGATGTTTAGGTACTTGTAAATAG
- a CDS encoding TlpA disulfide reductase family protein codes for MYRFALKTQWYKQLWTLSATSFLFSVLSIFIAFHVLQSEYTSQIKFITIAITYVISGTLLAKYSPNYSRDYWWLTMPMLIFIGGSSIPFGSYGAIPSIFLTFFATYIGKVFYQSFSDKSLKSSISILAFYTLAILCLALYGVSNYEVWLAQKEYDKNGSIKGFTFRNIKNSETLDLNKIKGKIIVLDFWTTNCGICFKKFKDLEEVHKKYKNNPNIEVLAVNLPLDSRGKVESDSLFFNRVKTHVYNKGYTFPVFKADSSFTYYKEAFDINGVPQIIVLNQQSKVQYKGLLHTDKFIKVDNIYNIIENLIQ; via the coding sequence TTGTATCGCTTTGCATTAAAAACACAGTGGTATAAACAATTATGGACACTTTCAGCTACTTCTTTTTTGTTCAGTGTACTAAGCATATTTATAGCTTTTCATGTATTACAATCAGAATATACTAGTCAAATAAAATTCATTACTATAGCAATTACTTATGTAATAAGTGGTACTTTACTTGCTAAGTATTCTCCCAATTACAGCAGAGACTATTGGTGGTTAACAATGCCTATGCTAATATTTATAGGAGGAAGTAGTATACCATTTGGTAGTTATGGAGCAATTCCTTCTATTTTCTTAACATTTTTTGCAACATATATTGGGAAAGTTTTCTATCAAAGTTTTTCAGATAAAAGCCTAAAAAGCTCAATTAGTATTTTAGCTTTTTACACTCTAGCCATTCTATGCTTAGCTCTTTATGGTGTAAGTAATTATGAAGTCTGGTTAGCTCAAAAGGAATACGATAAAAACGGTTCTATTAAAGGTTTTACATTTAGAAATATTAAAAATTCAGAAACGCTTGACTTAAACAAAATTAAAGGTAAAATTATAGTCTTAGACTTTTGGACTACTAACTGTGGGATTTGCTTTAAAAAATTCAAAGACTTAGAAGAAGTTCACAAAAAATATAAAAACAATCCCAATATTGAAGTTTTAGCAGTAAATCTTCCTTTAGATAGTAGGGGAAAAGTAGAATCAGATTCTCTATTTTTTAATCGAGTAAAAACTCATGTTTACAATAAAGGCTATACATTTCCTGTATTCAAGGCTGATTCTAGTTTTACCTATTACAAAGAGGCATTCGATATTAATGGTGTTCCACAGATTATTGTTCTAAATCAACAATCTAAAGTACAATATAAGGGGTTGTTGCATACAGATAAATTTATCAAGGTAGATAATATTTACAATATCATTGAAAATCTAATACAGTAA
- a CDS encoding DUF3352 domain-containing protein, translated as MIIDFFKNFWAYLLRPMLYRYRRQLFGVLLGIGMIVSVGTSYHLFRLPFVAVGGMEAMSENTTALVLETTHYQRTLNQLEQAAYYQDLKSISLLSKWERGLKLMDSLFHATNSYANLLHQATITSGAQITSNETADWLYALESYEIDFEITKFIEELAPQHTLKTLYRGYPIYNLSLGNGQEISMSIFRNLILISPITILVESGIEQLDNISSSVAESPSFTKIEQDIKDNDKTRNLVVYLNLETISSLTSVLTKSNPRAIVGLMSVGAWMGLDTQFLKEGFLLSGHLHPAKENKFLQALAQQEAPKNSRIAEYLPQNMGAMLYLGWNDFKTFYNSYKEGEDKDFEKYFMPWIGQEVTLFIEDPTDDENAFVKDKLVFIQSTDTALTWRLLNRYAHQFGELNRAAYQNFMVTQIAANSPLKALFGEDLAPLQNPYYTIIDNYIVFANARTTLEGWIKSFNTRQMILDLPEYHAFFAQAKNKSNIYALLNTPNAAKFLQYLVRPQLHDYLNTAFQKFRNIYPIGVQLYGFENHFLVNLSTAYNVFKEQEEVKATSAWQADLDATAAIAPKALRSHDGNYYILAQDVNNRLYFFNKNGENLWGKDKVLTRKINSDIFEIDFYSNNQIQYAFSTDSAIYVMDKAGSYLKIIPLISRASNGVLAVDYGKGPRFFIACRNGAFYAYEQNGKPLSGWQPLERVGRVYYPMEYMNYQNKRYFIMATKAGNCKAFKRNGEPYFKGGKLPGNMTGWGVDAPIGRIAAGNGNGKIRILNTKGKGFGLSPVKGVNKNVQFVYADVLGDKRKDYIRIGEDKMAVHYYTKEEDKKGRLKDVLKEAGVYPLGAKAKRKAFAVNLLGITKQYIGLWEPENASISLVNAKGEVQNGFPLAGTSEFQIVDLFGERGNTLVVANNNRVYTYKLKF; from the coding sequence ATGATTATAGATTTTTTTAAGAATTTTTGGGCTTATCTATTGAGACCCATGCTGTATCGATATCGCCGACAACTGTTCGGAGTGTTATTAGGGATAGGGATGATTGTATCGGTAGGAACTAGTTATCACCTGTTTAGACTTCCTTTTGTAGCAGTAGGAGGAATGGAGGCAATGTCCGAAAATACAACAGCACTTGTTCTTGAAACTACTCATTATCAAAGAACACTTAACCAATTAGAACAAGCAGCTTATTATCAAGATTTAAAGAGCATTTCGCTTTTGAGCAAATGGGAACGAGGTTTAAAACTGATGGATTCTCTTTTTCATGCTACCAATTCTTATGCAAATTTACTTCATCAAGCAACGATTACTAGTGGTGCTCAAATTACTAGCAACGAAACCGCAGATTGGTTGTATGCCCTAGAATCTTACGAAATAGACTTTGAGATAACTAAGTTCATCGAAGAATTAGCTCCCCAGCACACCTTAAAAACGTTATACAGGGGGTACCCCATCTACAATCTATCTTTGGGGAATGGACAAGAAATATCTATGTCTATTTTTCGGAATCTAATTTTGATCAGCCCAATTACTATTTTAGTGGAATCGGGGATAGAGCAACTGGATAATATCAGCTCTAGTGTAGCAGAGAGCCCTTCTTTTACCAAAATAGAGCAAGACATTAAAGACAATGATAAGACAAGGAATTTAGTGGTTTATCTTAATTTAGAAACTATTTCAAGCTTGACAAGTGTACTTACAAAGTCAAATCCTAGAGCTATTGTTGGTTTAATGTCAGTAGGAGCATGGATGGGGTTGGATACCCAGTTTCTGAAGGAAGGGTTTTTGTTAAGTGGGCACTTGCATCCTGCAAAAGAAAATAAATTTTTGCAAGCATTAGCACAACAAGAGGCACCTAAAAATAGTAGAATTGCAGAATATTTGCCTCAGAATATGGGAGCTATGCTTTACTTAGGTTGGAATGATTTCAAAACTTTTTATAATAGTTATAAGGAGGGAGAAGACAAAGATTTTGAAAAATATTTTATGCCTTGGATTGGTCAAGAAGTAACCTTATTTATAGAAGATCCAACCGATGATGAAAATGCTTTTGTAAAGGATAAATTGGTTTTTATCCAGAGCACCGATACAGCTTTAACTTGGAGGTTGCTCAACCGATATGCCCATCAATTTGGAGAACTTAATAGAGCTGCTTACCAGAATTTTATGGTGACTCAAATTGCAGCCAACAGCCCTTTAAAAGCACTATTTGGAGAAGATTTAGCCCCATTGCAGAATCCTTATTATACTATTATTGACAATTATATTGTTTTTGCTAATGCACGGACTACTTTAGAAGGCTGGATTAAGAGCTTTAATACACGGCAGATGATTTTAGATTTACCCGAATACCATGCTTTTTTTGCGCAGGCTAAGAATAAGTCTAATATTTATGCTTTGTTAAATACGCCCAATGCCGCCAAGTTTTTGCAATATTTGGTTCGACCTCAACTACATGATTATCTAAATACTGCCTTTCAAAAGTTTAGAAATATCTACCCTATAGGAGTTCAGTTATATGGATTTGAAAACCATTTTTTAGTCAATTTATCAACAGCTTATAATGTGTTCAAAGAGCAAGAAGAAGTTAAAGCAACCTCTGCTTGGCAGGCAGATTTGGATGCCACAGCAGCAATTGCTCCCAAGGCATTGCGTTCACACGATGGGAATTACTATATTTTGGCTCAAGATGTTAATAATCGGTTGTATTTTTTTAATAAGAATGGGGAAAATTTATGGGGAAAAGACAAAGTATTGACTCGAAAAATTAATTCAGATATTTTTGAAATCGATTTTTATTCTAACAACCAAATTCAATATGCTTTTAGTACCGATTCTGCTATTTATGTGATGGATAAAGCAGGAAGTTATTTGAAGATTATTCCGTTAATTAGCAGGGCGTCTAATGGCGTTCTAGCAGTGGATTATGGCAAAGGACCTCGCTTTTTTATAGCTTGTCGAAATGGTGCTTTTTATGCTTATGAGCAAAATGGGAAACCATTATCAGGTTGGCAACCATTGGAACGGGTTGGTCGTGTGTACTACCCAATGGAATACATGAACTATCAAAATAAGCGCTATTTCATCATGGCAACTAAAGCAGGGAATTGTAAAGCATTTAAACGAAATGGCGAACCTTATTTTAAAGGTGGGAAATTGCCTGGAAATATGACAGGATGGGGAGTAGATGCTCCTATTGGTCGGATTGCAGCAGGAAATGGCAATGGAAAAATTCGCATTTTAAATACCAAAGGAAAGGGATTTGGGTTGTCGCCAGTAAAGGGAGTGAATAAAAATGTACAATTTGTTTATGCTGATGTTTTGGGGGACAAACGGAAGGACTACATTCGTATAGGGGAGGATAAAATGGCTGTGCATTACTACACTAAGGAAGAAGATAAAAAAGGACGATTGAAAGATGTTTTAAAAGAGGCTGGGGTTTATCCTTTGGGAGCCAAGGCAAAACGAAAAGCTTTTGCTGTCAATCTGTTGGGAATAACGAAGCAGTATATCGGTCTTTGGGAACCAGAAAATGCTAGTATTTCTCTAGTCAATGCCAAAGGAGAAGTGCAAAATGGTTTCCCCTTGGCTGGAACTTCTGAATTTCAAATAGTAGATTTGTTTGGTGAGCGGGGTAATACCTTGGTTGTTGCTAATAACAATCGGGTGTATACTTATAAATTGAAGTTTTAG
- a CDS encoding FISUMP domain-containing protein produces MKHILWGCLFVGLIVLGTACKKEVSKMCTNSFVDERDGTEYCMVTIGNQVWMADNLNYASDSNTYTNPSSPSSVNAVYGRLYTFSEANKACPNGWHLPTDEEWKTLEMNLGMSVAEANGLNERGVDQGGQLKSIDGWVASANAGVVGTNSSGFNALPSGEWNPSFGPFFHLGEEASYWTATPYDTTNTAWMRALSYDKASIRRSYATQKMGFACRCVQD; encoded by the coding sequence ATGAAACATATATTATGGGGTTGTTTGTTTGTTGGTCTTATCGTATTGGGCACTGCTTGTAAAAAAGAAGTGTCAAAAATGTGTACCAATAGTTTTGTAGATGAGCGAGATGGTACCGAGTATTGTATGGTGACGATAGGTAATCAAGTATGGATGGCTGATAATTTGAATTATGCTTCGGATAGTAACACCTACACCAATCCATCTAGCCCTAGTTCTGTCAATGCTGTGTATGGGCGTTTGTATACCTTTAGCGAAGCTAACAAAGCTTGTCCGAATGGATGGCATTTGCCAACTGATGAAGAATGGAAAACATTGGAAATGAATTTAGGGATGTCTGTAGCAGAAGCCAATGGACTCAATGAACGAGGTGTAGATCAAGGTGGACAGCTAAAGTCAATAGATGGTTGGGTAGCTAGTGCGAATGCTGGAGTAGTGGGAACTAATTCTTCAGGTTTTAATGCCTTGCCCTCTGGCGAATGGAATCCTAGTTTTGGTCCTTTTTTTCATTTAGGCGAGGAAGCAAGTTATTGGACGGCAACGCCCTATGATACTACAAATACAGCTTGGATGCGTGCGTTGTCTTATGATAAAGCATCTATTCGACGAAGTTATGCTACTCAAAAAATGGGTTTTGCCTGCCGTTGTGTACAAGATTAA
- a CDS encoding DUF3244 domain-containing protein: protein MAQSDSELVSMLEELKPVYVEYQKANQQNLLNTVSITMDKDGNRIYFKTPHRIEGVNITIKDRGEKIVIQQNNVTINKNYSISFAANPGRYTVILQKQNHLLVERLEKG, encoded by the coding sequence ATGGCACAATCAGACAGTGAGTTAGTAAGCATGTTAGAAGAACTCAAGCCTGTTTATGTAGAGTATCAAAAGGCAAATCAACAAAACCTTTTAAACACCGTTAGTATTACGATGGATAAAGATGGGAACAGGATTTATTTCAAAACACCTCATCGAATTGAAGGAGTAAATATTACGATAAAGGATAGAGGGGAGAAGATTGTAATTCAACAGAATAACGTTACTATAAATAAGAATTATTCGATTTCATTCGCAGCAAATCCAGGACGCTATACGGTCATTTTACAAAAACAAAATCATCTTTTAGTCGAGCGTCTAGAAAAAGGATAG